The following coding sequences lie in one Deinococcus aerolatus genomic window:
- a CDS encoding ABC transporter ATP-binding protein: MTGAAQKKTAQNENVALSHRLRDLASTLGLVWRASPRHSVTYAAATLLASALPAANLYVGKLLLDEVARAAGGGVTYAALLTLLAVQVALGVFGSLLSTVGTASQQLLGDSLQHSVSRRILDKASGLSVEAFENAETYDRLQQAYREVGSRPLGVATQLVGLAGAAVTLISVGALMARLGVWVLPLVLLASVPGVMVSNRFGIEGYRMLRRQTHDARVQNYLGSLLTSDTLVKEVRLFGFENHLLGRWREYYLGFRKTLEDLVRRRSAWGFSAALASALLIGLASALILRRAADGQISVGDFSIFVLGIAQVQATVSNLLNGVSGIYQNLLYMRNLFDFLELPSRDLDAGENWAGPIDTIEFRDVGFRYPLTTRDVLRGVNFTVRRGQALALVGENGAGKTTLVKLLTRLFEPSSGTILLNGMDAARFSPRSVQRQMSIIFQDFGQYQMSARENVALAEVARLSEEGGVEGAVQRAGAEFVDELPEGLNTPLGRLFQGGRQLSGGQWQRLALARLYFRDASVLVFDEPTAALDARAESETIEALRAQTTDRITLLISHRFSTVRLADQIVVLDGGVIVESGSHAQLMANGRQYAALYNLQARGYGAAEPEAGAVNDPV, encoded by the coding sequence ATGACCGGCGCCGCCCAGAAAAAGACAGCCCAGAACGAGAATGTGGCCCTCTCCCACCGGCTGCGGGACCTTGCCTCCACGCTGGGGCTGGTGTGGCGGGCCAGCCCCCGGCACAGCGTCACCTATGCGGCGGCGACCCTCCTGGCCAGCGCCCTGCCTGCCGCCAACCTGTACGTGGGCAAGCTGCTGCTGGATGAGGTGGCGCGGGCGGCGGGCGGCGGCGTGACCTACGCGGCCCTGCTGACCCTGCTGGCGGTTCAGGTGGCGCTGGGCGTGTTCGGCAGCCTGCTGAGCACGGTGGGTACGGCCTCGCAGCAGCTGCTGGGCGACAGCCTGCAGCACAGCGTCAGCCGCCGGATTCTGGACAAGGCCTCGGGCCTGTCGGTCGAGGCCTTCGAGAACGCCGAGACGTATGACCGGCTGCAACAGGCGTACCGCGAGGTGGGTTCGCGGCCACTGGGCGTGGCGACGCAACTGGTGGGGCTGGCCGGGGCCGCCGTGACGCTGATCTCGGTGGGGGCGCTGATGGCCCGGCTGGGCGTGTGGGTGCTGCCGCTGGTGCTGCTGGCCAGCGTGCCGGGGGTGATGGTCAGCAACCGCTTCGGCATCGAGGGCTACCGTATGCTGCGCCGCCAGACCCACGACGCCCGCGTGCAGAACTATCTGGGCAGCCTGCTCACCTCCGACACGCTGGTCAAGGAGGTGCGCCTCTTCGGCTTCGAGAACCACCTGCTGGGGCGCTGGCGCGAGTACTACCTGGGCTTCCGCAAGACGCTGGAGGATCTGGTGCGCCGCCGCTCGGCGTGGGGATTCTCGGCGGCGCTGGCCTCGGCCCTTCTGATTGGTCTGGCCAGCGCACTGATCCTTCGGCGGGCGGCGGACGGACAGATCAGCGTGGGCGACTTTTCCATCTTCGTGCTGGGCATCGCGCAGGTGCAGGCCACGGTCAGCAACCTGCTGAACGGCGTCAGCGGCATTTACCAGAACCTGCTGTACATGCGTAACCTCTTTGACTTTCTGGAGTTGCCCAGCCGCGACCTGGACGCCGGGGAGAACTGGGCCGGGCCGATCGACACCATTGAGTTCCGAGACGTGGGCTTCCGCTACCCGCTCACCACGCGCGACGTGTTGCGCGGCGTGAATTTCACCGTGCGGCGTGGGCAGGCGCTGGCGCTGGTGGGCGAGAACGGCGCGGGCAAGACCACGCTGGTCAAGCTGCTGACCCGGCTGTTCGAACCCAGCAGCGGCACCATCCTGCTGAACGGCATGGACGCGGCCCGCTTCAGCCCGCGCAGCGTGCAGCGGCAGATGAGCATCATCTTTCAGGACTTCGGCCAGTACCAGATGAGCGCCCGCGAGAACGTCGCGCTGGCTGAGGTGGCGCGGCTCTCAGAGGAGGGCGGCGTGGAAGGTGCCGTGCAGCGGGCCGGGGCGGAGTTCGTGGACGAGCTGCCCGAGGGGCTGAACACGCCGCTGGGCCGGCTGTTTCAGGGCGGACGGCAGCTGTCGGGCGGGCAGTGGCAGCGGCTGGCGCTGGCGCGGCTGTACTTCCGGGACGCCTCGGTGCTGGTCTTCGACGAGCCGACGGCGGCGCTGGACGCCCGCGCCGAATCGGAAACGATTGAGGCCTTGCGGGCACAGACCACCGACCGCATCACGCTGCTGATCTCTCACCGCTTCTCCACCGTGCGGCTGGCCGATCAGATTGTGGTGCTGGACGGCGGCGTGATCGTCGAATCCGGCAGCCACGCGCAGCTGATGGCGAACGGCAGGCAGTACGCGGCGCTGTATAACTTGCAGGCCCGTGGGTACGGCGCCGCGGAGCCGGAGGCCGGAGCCGTCAACGACCCGGTTTGA
- a CDS encoding alpha/beta fold hydrolase produces MSRRLPTLLLAPFVGVLALAGCTPLYVVRPARTPALNLQGPAPDVVIFSMSGRCGPPCLAPRDNWDYLESRGTLDRLANVFTAAGYRVQVAGYASNPAARFSSSYVSGPQRGYEALRLDFAAVAATWMKAARPPRLILLGHSQGSVWLHHLSRVNPHVPVALQVDLDGLCVAWKSDFGAGIRALADAYGDEPSPLQACDAFTVAGRTVGVKDIVWPSVALNLEVQSKRLPARPTVSGGFPVNYLFEVTPNVRLDGTHTGIERFISSREDHSAISYPNSDALAWVTGKAAVIAEGWRAEEARQNHLKPGR; encoded by the coding sequence GTGTCGCGCCGCCTGCCCACCCTTCTGCTGGCCCCCTTCGTGGGGGTGCTGGCGCTGGCCGGCTGCACGCCGCTGTACGTGGTTCGTCCGGCCCGCACCCCGGCGCTGAACCTGCAGGGGCCGGCGCCGGACGTTGTGATATTCAGCATGTCCGGTCGCTGCGGGCCGCCCTGTCTGGCCCCGCGCGACAACTGGGATTACCTGGAATCACGCGGCACGCTGGATCGCCTCGCCAATGTGTTTACAGCGGCAGGCTACCGCGTGCAGGTGGCCGGCTATGCCAGCAACCCCGCCGCCCGGTTTTCCTCCAGCTACGTCAGCGGACCGCAGCGGGGGTACGAGGCGCTGCGCCTGGATTTTGCGGCCGTGGCGGCAACCTGGATGAAGGCGGCCCGCCCGCCCCGGCTGATCCTGCTGGGCCACTCGCAGGGCTCGGTGTGGCTGCACCACCTGTCGCGGGTCAACCCGCACGTGCCGGTGGCCCTGCAGGTTGACCTGGACGGCCTCTGCGTAGCCTGGAAGTCTGATTTTGGGGCCGGCATCCGTGCGTTGGCCGATGCCTACGGCGACGAGCCGTCCCCGCTGCAGGCCTGCGACGCCTTCACGGTGGCCGGGCGCACGGTGGGGGTCAAGGACATCGTGTGGCCCAGCGTGGCGCTGAATCTGGAGGTTCAGAGCAAGCGTCTGCCGGCCCGGCCCACCGTCAGCGGCGGTTTTCCGGTCAACTACCTGTTTGAGGTCACCCCCAACGTCCGGCTGGACGGCACGCACACTGGTATTGAGCGCTTTATCTCCTCGCGCGAGGACCACAGCGCCATCTCCTATCCCAACAGCGACGCGCTGGCCTGGGTGACCGGCAAGGCGGCGGTTATCGCTGAGGGGTGGCGCGCGGAGGAGGCCCGGCAGAACCACCTCAAACCGGGTCGTTGA
- the gmk gene encoding guanylate kinase — protein sequence MTLDHALTASSPPARRGLLIVITGASGVGKGTLRERWLAGQDVFYSTSWTTREARPGERHGVDYVFVPPEVFESKARAGGFLEHAAFVGNRYGTPIEPIEAALARGQDVVLEIEVEGAMQVKARMGDEAVLVFIMPPSLTELRRRLEGRATETPERVEKRLRRACEEIQEAHAFRYVIVNDDLDRAVGELLAVQRAERAAQVPASEWTEQDRAAVTAAQAVRSDSLDAQDLQRVVDS from the coding sequence ATGACGCTCGACCACGCCCTGACCGCTTCATCTCCCCCGGCCCGCCGGGGTCTCCTGATCGTGATTACCGGCGCGTCCGGCGTCGGCAAGGGCACACTGCGCGAACGCTGGCTGGCCGGCCAGGACGTGTTCTACAGCACGTCCTGGACCACCCGTGAGGCCCGCCCCGGCGAACGGCACGGCGTGGATTACGTGTTCGTGCCGCCGGAAGTGTTCGAGAGTAAGGCCCGGGCTGGCGGCTTTCTGGAGCACGCCGCCTTCGTGGGCAACCGCTACGGCACGCCCATCGAACCCATCGAGGCCGCGCTGGCCCGCGGGCAGGACGTGGTGCTGGAGATTGAGGTGGAGGGGGCCATGCAGGTCAAGGCGCGCATGGGCGACGAGGCCGTGCTGGTCTTTATCATGCCGCCCAGCCTGACCGAATTGCGCCGCCGCCTGGAAGGCCGCGCCACCGAGACCCCCGAGCGCGTCGAGAAGAGGTTGCGCCGCGCCTGCGAGGAGATTCAGGAGGCCCACGCCTTCCGCTACGTGATCGTGAACGATGATCTGGACCGCGCCGTGGGCGAGTTGCTGGCCGTGCAGCGCGCTGAGCGCGCCGCGCAGGTGCCCGCCAGCGAATGGACCGAGCAGGACCGGGCGGCGGTGACGGCGGCGCAGGCGGTTCGCAGCGACAGCCTGGACGCGCAGGATCTGCAGCGCGTCGTGGATTCGTAG